One window from the genome of Musa acuminata AAA Group cultivar baxijiao chromosome BXJ1-4, Cavendish_Baxijiao_AAA, whole genome shotgun sequence encodes:
- the LOC135671786 gene encoding glutathione S-transferase F10-like, which produces MASVKVFGSPTSAEVARVLTCLFEKEIEFQLIRVDNYKGQRRLPEYLKLQPFGQALTFEDGKLTLVDSREICRHLADKYADQGNRDLLGSGTLERASIEQWLQTEAQNFDPPSSALVFNLAFAPLLRLDQDWEVVEQSMKKLGKVLDIYERRLDETDFLAGNKFTLADLSHLPNAHRLVADDKCRSLFKSRKKVYRWWEAISSRPSWKRVVRMQQEPPHIV; this is translated from the exons ATGGCGAGCGTGAAGGTTTTCGGCTCCCCGACGTCGGCAGAGGTGGCGAGGGTGCTGACATGCCTCTTTGAGAAGGAGATCGAGTTCCAGCTCATTCGCGTCGACAACTACAAGGGCCAAAGAAGACTCCCCGAGTACCTCAAGCTACAG CCCTTTGGACAAGCTCTAACTTTTGAAGACGGAAAGCTGACCCTCGTCG ATTCGAGGGAGATATGCCGGCACCTGGCGGACAAGTACGCGGACCAAGGCAACAGAGACCTCCTCGGCTCCGGGACGCTGGAGAGGGCATCGATCGAACAGTGGCTGCAAACCGAGGCCCAGAACTTCGACCCGCCGAGCTCCGCGCTCGTCTTCAACCTGGCCTTCGCGCCGCTGCTGCGCCTCGACCAGGACTGGGAGGTGGTCGAACAGAGCATGAAGAAGCTGGGCAAGGTGCTCGACATCTACGAGCGGAGACTGGACGAGACGGATTTTCTGGCCGGTAACAAGTTCACGCTCGCCGACCTCTCCCACCTTCCCAACGCCCATCGCCTGGTCGCCGACGACAAATGCCGCTCCCTCTTTAAGTCGAGGAAGAAGGTGTACAGGTGGTGGGAGGCGATATCGAGCCGCCCGTCCTGGAAGAGGGTGGTGCGGATGCAGCAGGAGCCCCCCCACATTGTCTAA